The following coding sequences lie in one Cyanobacterium sp. Dongsha4 genomic window:
- the hemB gene encoding porphobilinogen synthase has product MFPINRPRRLRASVGLRRMVQETVLTPNDLIYPLFAVPGNAIAKEVKSMPGVYQLSVDKIVEEAKEVYDMGIPAIILFGIPEDKDNEATGAWHDCGIVQKATTAVKEAVPDLIVMNDTCLCEYTPHGHCGYLEVGDLVGRVLNDPTLELLKKTAVSQAKAGADIIAPSGMMDGFVKVIREALDENGFSHIPIMSYAAKYASAYYGPFRDAAESAPSYGDRRTYQMNPANSLEALKEIELDIAEGADMLMVKPALSYMDIIWRVKEATNLPVAAYNVSGEYSMVKAAALNGWIDEKKVTIETLMSFKRAGADLILTYHAKDAVRWLNEVSF; this is encoded by the coding sequence ATGTTCCCTATTAATCGCCCTCGCCGTTTACGTGCTTCTGTTGGCTTACGTCGCATGGTACAAGAAACGGTTTTAACTCCTAATGATTTAATTTATCCTTTATTTGCAGTACCCGGAAATGCGATCGCAAAAGAAGTAAAATCCATGCCGGGGGTTTATCAATTATCTGTGGACAAAATAGTTGAAGAAGCCAAAGAGGTCTATGATATGGGAATTCCCGCCATTATCCTTTTTGGTATTCCCGAAGATAAAGACAACGAAGCAACAGGCGCATGGCATGATTGTGGCATTGTGCAAAAAGCAACCACCGCAGTGAAAGAAGCAGTACCCGATTTAATCGTGATGAATGATACCTGCTTGTGTGAATATACTCCTCACGGACATTGTGGTTACTTAGAAGTAGGTGATTTAGTAGGTCGGGTTTTAAATGATCCAACTCTTGAACTATTGAAAAAAACCGCAGTCTCCCAAGCAAAAGCAGGAGCAGATATTATTGCCCCTTCAGGGATGATGGATGGTTTTGTTAAAGTCATTAGAGAAGCCTTAGACGAAAACGGTTTTAGTCATATTCCCATTATGTCCTATGCCGCTAAATATGCCTCTGCCTATTATGGACCTTTCAGAGATGCCGCCGAATCCGCTCCTAGTTATGGAGATAGACGCACCTATCAAATGAATCCTGCCAACAGTTTAGAAGCTCTCAAAGAAATTGAATTAGATATTGCCGAGGGTGCAGATATGCTTATGGTGAAACCAGCATTATCTTATATGGATATTATTTGGCGAGTTAAAGAAGCTACCAATTTACCCGTTGCCGCCTATAACGTTTCTGGGGAATATTCCATGGTGAAAGCCGCCGCCTTAAATGGTTGGATAGATGAGAAAAAAGTAACCATTGAAACCCTAATGAGTTTTAAACGAGCAGGAGCAGATTTGATCTTAACTTATCATGCAAAAGATGCAGTCCGTTGGTTAAATGAAGTTAGCTTTTAA
- a CDS encoding protein kinase domain-containing protein, giving the protein MDSLIAGRYQIINTLGKGGFGETFLARDTHLPSQRLIVIKRLRQVNSNHNVSADVISDLFQKEAQVLEELGQNCPQIPTLYAYFVENNQFYLVQEYIEGTSLADLGIINSSQCRNILTSLLQTLQFIHSQKIIHRDIKPENIIIRHRDGLPILIDFGAVKETMGTVALSSGSMVSSVVVGTKGFMPPEQSTGRTVYSSDLYALALTIIYSLTGKYPIEFPSNSLNGQLEWTNYVSDIDPQLQEVLSRASKIDLSQRYTTAREMLQDLCLSEIQTVAVIPQGREIPDKLPLHSPRNSNSDINSPTVAIPVNYNSMSGTATPVQQNIKPEIKPVNNPVYSQENSPARPVTSPKNFSRPISQPSYSSNTYTQENYQKNNWIPLVITAIIAGVLVSAGFLITEYIQQTQAQLAQIEQEKAETEARLAQEQKMREEEAQRRAEAEKQRQQAELERIKAEQLRRQAEVESQNNAITTDVSNPENTVNTGDGAGNQTDITAVDNSENNTSNTTNILNSDSAVSALQEFYNLVSQKNYDRARQFFANPNNLDPSFFNQFAQVTVEDLKVISQNENLITLEGKNTYLYKDGTKQKEKRNFTIEMIDGNLKLTNSAFLEVLDKRK; this is encoded by the coding sequence ATGGATTCATTAATTGCAGGGCGTTATCAAATTATAAATACTTTAGGCAAAGGAGGCTTTGGAGAAACATTTTTAGCCAGAGATACCCACTTACCCTCTCAACGACTAATTGTGATCAAACGTCTGCGACAAGTTAACTCTAATCATAATGTATCCGCCGATGTAATTAGCGATCTTTTCCAGAAAGAAGCCCAAGTATTAGAAGAATTAGGGCAAAACTGTCCTCAAATTCCCACACTATACGCTTATTTTGTCGAAAATAACCAATTTTATCTAGTTCAAGAATATATTGAAGGAACAAGCCTTGCTGATTTGGGAATTATAAATTCCTCCCAATGTCGTAATATTCTCACGTCTTTATTACAAACTCTACAATTTATTCACAGTCAAAAAATTATTCATAGAGATATTAAGCCCGAAAATATTATTATTCGTCACCGTGATGGCCTACCCATTTTAATTGATTTTGGTGCGGTGAAAGAAACTATGGGTACTGTAGCTCTGAGTTCTGGTTCAATGGTAAGCTCTGTGGTAGTGGGTACAAAAGGATTTATGCCCCCTGAGCAAAGCACGGGTAGAACCGTTTACAGTAGCGATTTATACGCCCTTGCCTTGACCATAATCTATAGTTTAACAGGAAAATACCCCATCGAATTTCCTAGTAATTCATTAAATGGGCAGTTAGAATGGACTAATTATGTATCTGATATAGATCCACAGTTACAGGAAGTGCTAAGTAGGGCTAGTAAAATAGATCTGAGTCAGCGCTATACGACCGCAAGAGAAATGTTACAGGATTTGTGTTTGAGTGAAATTCAAACCGTTGCAGTTATCCCCCAAGGAAGAGAAATTCCTGACAAATTACCCCTTCATTCTCCAAGAAATTCTAACTCAGACATTAATTCTCCTACCGTTGCCATTCCTGTCAATTATAATTCGATGTCTGGCACAGCCACCCCAGTGCAACAAAATATTAAACCAGAAATAAAACCTGTCAATAATCCTGTTTATTCTCAGGAAAATTCCCCTGCTCGCCCAGTAACTAGCCCAAAAAACTTTTCCCGGCCTATTTCTCAACCCTCTTATTCTTCTAATACTTACACCCAAGAGAATTACCAAAAAAATAATTGGATTCCCTTAGTTATCACCGCTATCATTGCCGGAGTTTTAGTTTCGGCGGGATTTTTAATCACCGAATATATCCAACAAACTCAAGCACAACTCGCGCAAATTGAGCAAGAAAAGGCAGAAACAGAAGCTAGATTGGCTCAAGAACAGAAAATGAGGGAGGAAGAAGCCCAAAGGAGAGCAGAGGCTGAAAAACAACGTCAACAAGCTGAATTAGAAAGAATTAAGGCTGAACAGTTGAGAAGACAAGCAGAGGTAGAGTCTCAAAACAATGCCATAACAACAGATGTTAGTAACCCCGAAAATACAGTCAACACGGGAGATGGTGCAGGTAATCAAACTGATATAACTGCTGTAGATAATTCTGAGAATAATACATCCAATACAACTAACATTTTAAATTCAGATTCCGCAGTTAGTGCCTTACAGGAGTTTTATAATTTAGTATCTCAGAAAAATTACGATCGCGCCCGTCAGTTTTTTGCTAATCCAAATAATCTTGATCCTAGTTTTTTTAATCAATTTGCTCAAGTAACCGTAGAAGACTTAAAAGTTATTAGTCAAAATGAAAACCTCATCACTTTGGAAGGAAAAAACACCTATCTTTATAAAGATGGCACAAAACAAAAAGAGAAAAGAAATTTCACCATAGAAATGATTGATGGTAATTTGAAACTTACTAATTCTGCTTTTTTAGAAGTTCTTGATAAAAGAAAATAA
- a CDS encoding AarF/ABC1/UbiB kinase family protein, whose product MNKSAFSDKNLENDSLLRYSPDAIAQYYNRRPWLAIWRGLKIITYFGIFIIQLILDKWFNLEEKNKLKRAEQIRKILTKLGPTFIKVGQALSTRPDLIRRDFLEELIKLQDQLPPFDNDLAFSIIEKELDLKIEDAYREISPKPIAAASLGQVYKGFLHTGEEVAIKVQRPNLMPVITLDLYLMRWASHWISPFLPLNLGHDLELIVDEFGTKLFEEIDYLNEGRNAEKFAANFRDDEDVKVPAIYWRYTSKNVLTLEWINGYKLNDLDTIKAAGLNTDDIIRVGVTSGLRQLLEHGFFHADPHPGNLFAMPDGRMAYIDFGMMDQLSEEAKETIASSVVQLINRDYEALARDFVKLGFLTPETDIMPIVPALEKVFGNAIGQSVGDFNFKTITDDFSELMYEYPFRVPAKFALIIRSLVTQEGLALSLNRDFRIVEVSFPYISRRLLTEESPAMRKRLLEVLFKDGKFQWERLENMIAIARSDHRFNLLPTAGLGLQFLVSEEGEYLRRQLLTALIEDDRLHTEEVKRLWTLVQPELQPQKLWDVAFKAISQFSSELVTSR is encoded by the coding sequence GTGAATAAATCCGCTTTTTCAGACAAAAATCTTGAAAATGACTCCTTATTGAGATATTCTCCAGATGCGATCGCACAATATTACAATCGTCGTCCTTGGTTGGCAATTTGGAGAGGGTTAAAAATTATTACCTATTTTGGTATTTTTATTATCCAATTAATTTTAGATAAGTGGTTTAATTTAGAAGAAAAAAACAAACTAAAAAGAGCCGAACAAATAAGAAAAATACTCACAAAATTAGGCCCCACATTTATTAAAGTTGGTCAAGCACTTTCCACTAGACCAGATCTAATTCGTAGAGATTTTTTAGAAGAACTAATTAAATTACAAGATCAACTACCACCTTTTGATAATGATTTAGCCTTCAGTATCATTGAGAAAGAATTAGACCTTAAAATAGAAGATGCTTACCGAGAAATATCTCCCAAGCCAATAGCCGCCGCTAGTTTAGGTCAAGTATATAAAGGTTTTCTCCATACAGGGGAAGAAGTGGCAATTAAGGTACAACGCCCCAATTTAATGCCTGTAATAACCCTAGATTTATATTTAATGCGTTGGGCTTCCCATTGGATTAGTCCTTTTTTACCGTTAAATTTAGGTCATGATTTAGAGCTAATTGTTGATGAATTTGGTACTAAATTATTTGAAGAAATTGACTACTTAAATGAAGGTAGAAATGCTGAAAAATTTGCCGCTAATTTCCGTGATGATGAAGATGTAAAAGTACCTGCTATATATTGGCGTTACACCAGCAAAAATGTTTTAACATTAGAATGGATTAACGGTTATAAACTCAACGATTTAGATACCATTAAAGCCGCAGGACTGAACACCGATGATATTATCCGAGTGGGAGTTACATCTGGTTTAAGGCAGTTATTAGAACATGGGTTCTTTCATGCTGATCCCCATCCGGGTAACTTATTTGCCATGCCCGATGGTAGAATGGCTTACATCGATTTTGGCATGATGGATCAACTGAGCGAAGAAGCAAAAGAAACGATCGCATCTTCAGTAGTGCAACTGATAAATCGTGATTATGAGGCTTTAGCCCGTGATTTTGTCAAATTGGGGTTTTTAACTCCAGAAACGGACATTATGCCCATTGTACCTGCCTTAGAAAAAGTTTTTGGGAATGCCATAGGTCAAAGTGTCGGGGATTTTAACTTTAAAACCATCACCGATGATTTTTCTGAATTGATGTACGAATATCCTTTCCGAGTACCAGCAAAATTTGCCCTGATTATCCGTTCACTGGTAACTCAAGAGGGATTAGCATTAAGTTTAAATCGAGATTTTCGTATTGTCGAAGTATCCTTCCCTTACATTTCCCGAAGACTTTTAACAGAAGAATCCCCCGCTATGCGTAAACGTTTACTAGAAGTGCTTTTCAAAGACGGTAAATTTCAATGGGAAAGATTAGAAAACATGATTGCGATCGCACGTTCTGATCATCGCTTTAACCTTTTACCCACCGCAGGATTAGGACTACAATTTCTGGTTTCAGAAGAAGGAGAATACTTGCGCCGTCAACTATTAACTGCTCTAATAGAAGATGATCGCCTCCATACAGAAGAAGTAAAAAGACTATGGACATTAGTTCAACCAGAATTACAACCCCAAAAACTATGGGATGTTGCCTTTAAAGCCATTAGTCAATTTTCTAGTGAATTAGTCACCAGTCGATGA
- a CDS encoding HAD-IA family hydrolase, giving the protein MNQPKVIFLDAVGTIFGVKDSVGDAYIKISSQYGVIRNCQEINQYFYECFKSSPPLAFETQDKQEIQQLEYQWWEKIAYDTFAKANALEEFTDFKAFFAQLYDYFTTAEPWFIYDEVVSCLKQWQNQDIQLAIISNFDTRIYDVLKNLNLATYFQTITISSLTGVAKPHPQIFLKALEKHDCQPQEAWYIGDSKQEDYWGAKSVGMQSFWLNRRN; this is encoded by the coding sequence ATGAATCAACCTAAAGTAATATTTCTCGATGCCGTCGGTACTATTTTTGGAGTTAAAGATAGTGTGGGAGATGCTTATATTAAAATATCTAGTCAATACGGTGTAATTAGAAATTGTCAGGAAATTAACCAGTATTTTTATGAGTGTTTTAAGTCTTCTCCTCCTTTAGCCTTTGAGACGCAAGATAAACAAGAAATTCAACAATTAGAATATCAATGGTGGGAAAAAATAGCTTATGATACTTTTGCCAAAGCAAACGCCTTAGAAGAATTTACCGATTTTAAAGCCTTCTTTGCACAATTATATGATTACTTTACCACTGCCGAACCTTGGTTTATCTATGATGAAGTCGTATCCTGTCTAAAACAATGGCAAAATCAAGACATACAACTGGCAATTATTTCTAATTTTGATACTCGTATTTATGACGTTTTAAAAAACTTAAATTTAGCCACTTATTTTCAAACAATTACAATTTCTTCCCTCACAGGAGTAGCAAAACCTCACCCTCAAATATTTTTAAAGGCTTTAGAAAAACATGATTGCCAACCTCAAGAGGCTTGGTATATTGGAGATAGTAAACAAGAAGATTATTGGGGAGCAAAATCCGTCGGAATGCAAAGTTTTTGGTTAAATCGTAGAAATTAA
- a CDS encoding YggT family protein: MNNISYLIVTTVANFVQIYLALIIVRILLSWFQTADWAANIISFLAPVTDPYLNIFRSLIPPLGGLDLSPILAIFLLQLVPQLLGAALL, encoded by the coding sequence ATGAACAATATTTCTTATTTAATAGTTACCACCGTAGCTAATTTCGTACAAATATATTTAGCCTTAATTATTGTCAGAATCTTGTTGAGTTGGTTTCAAACCGCAGATTGGGCGGCAAATATTATTTCTTTTCTTGCCCCAGTAACAGATCCTTATCTTAACATTTTCCGTTCTTTGATACCTCCTTTAGGGGGTTTAGATTTATCTCCCATTTTGGCTATTTTCCTTTTACAATTAGTACCTCAACTTTTAGGTGCGGCTTTATTGTAA
- a CDS encoding shikimate kinase produces the protein MKELLKGLNIYLIGMMGSGKTTVGELLAKELEYRFLDTDAIISAVSEKSINQIFAEDGEDEFRQLESDVLQEVSAYLYTVIATGGGIILRQQNWSHLRDGMVVWLNVPIDVLVQRLKDDDTRPLLKREELQTKLTSLYKQRKSLYQQADITIQVEENDNPNDIVKKIIVEIPHKIKQENNDLN, from the coding sequence ATGAAAGAATTATTAAAGGGTTTGAATATATACTTAATTGGGATGATGGGATCGGGAAAAACTACTGTAGGAGAGTTATTAGCAAAAGAGTTGGAATATCGTTTTTTAGATACGGATGCAATTATCAGTGCTGTCAGCGAGAAAAGTATTAATCAGATTTTTGCTGAAGATGGAGAGGATGAGTTTCGTCAGTTAGAAAGTGATGTTTTGCAAGAAGTCTCTGCTTACTTATATACGGTGATTGCTACAGGAGGGGGAATTATACTTCGTCAACAAAATTGGAGTCATCTCAGAGATGGTATGGTAGTGTGGTTAAATGTTCCTATTGATGTTTTAGTACAAAGATTAAAAGATGATGATACTCGCCCTTTACTAAAGCGAGAAGAATTGCAGACAAAATTAACCAGCTTATATAAACAAAGAAAGTCTCTTTATCAACAAGCTGATATTACCATTCAAGTTGAAGAAAATGATAATCCTAATGATATTGTCAAAAAAATAATCGTTGAAATTCCCCATAAAATTAAGCAAGAAAATAACGATCTAAATTAA
- a CDS encoding CHAD domain-containing protein, with protein MSLPTLNNNPTTIGDYAYGAVSKHSHKIFKYEKRILKENDPENLHQIRVAMRRLRSSLLSFDRVLILPSIICDRTVGKIARILGQERDADIININLETKFKPNLPREEEKFLSKLEEEFNQKKHLHFPSSKEILKGKKYLKLKQALLDWLDNPELNKISALKIEKLLPDLLLPQIASFSLQSAWLTGTELEDNHEIKIQHNLTDIEIKEILNNEGKYLHKLRKQAKKVRYQLELFTDFYPPKYQEYISFVKQLQTVLGNIQDNLCLMNYLSDLVGKKWEKNLPQLSLLIREDQERQWQEWQQLQSIFLSPNYLSHWREVIIKFINS; from the coding sequence ATGTCTTTACCGACTTTGAACAACAATCCGACAACTATCGGTGATTATGCCTATGGGGCAGTTTCTAAGCATAGTCACAAAATTTTTAAATATGAAAAAAGAATTTTAAAGGAAAATGATCCCGAAAATCTACATCAAATTCGGGTAGCAATGAGACGGTTAAGAAGTTCTTTACTTAGCTTCGATCGAGTTTTAATTCTTCCTTCTATAATATGCGATCGCACTGTAGGGAAAATTGCTCGTATCCTAGGACAAGAAAGAGATGCAGATATTATTAATATTAACTTAGAGACAAAATTTAAGCCTAATTTACCAAGAGAAGAAGAAAAATTTTTATCCAAACTAGAAGAAGAATTTAACCAAAAAAAACATCTTCATTTCCCTAGTAGTAAAGAGATTTTAAAAGGCAAAAAATATTTAAAATTAAAACAAGCCCTTTTAGACTGGCTAGACAATCCAGAATTAAATAAAATTTCAGCCCTAAAAATAGAAAAATTATTACCAGATTTATTGCTTCCACAAATAGCCTCTTTTTCTCTACAATCGGCATGGTTAACAGGTACTGAATTAGAAGACAACCACGAAATAAAAATTCAACATAATTTAACAGACATAGAAATAAAAGAAATTCTTAATAATGAAGGAAAATATTTACATAAACTAAGAAAACAAGCTAAAAAAGTACGTTATCAACTAGAATTATTTACTGACTTTTACCCACCTAAATATCAAGAATATATTAGTTTTGTTAAACAATTACAAACAGTTTTAGGTAATATTCAAGACAACTTATGCTTAATGAATTATTTATCTGATTTAGTAGGAAAAAAATGGGAAAAAAATCTCCCACAACTGTCATTATTAATCAGAGAAGATCAAGAAAGACAATGGCAAGAATGGCAACAACTACAAAGTATTTTTCTTTCTCCTAATTATTTATCTCATTGGCGAGAAGTCATTATTAAATTTATTAATAGTTAG
- the prmA gene encoding 50S ribosomal protein L11 methyltransferase, translating to MTENWWEIRVNYIPELEDSVFWRLQEFGCQGTALMKEEDNWLIKGYVPTISIDTVDLAALALSLKQDFIMAGQEKPPVVTWQLINNEDWASSWKQYWQPMDIGDRFSIYPAWIETPEKCDHKVAQRDRIILRLDPGSAFGTGVHATTQLCLESLEMRIDEDEIDLNIADIGCGSGILSIGARLLGAKEVTAVDTDPLAVKATKENSLLNQVDNIKVFQGSIEEVKLQGKQFDGIVCNILAEIIKPMIPEMAEIIKPDGWVILSGILVEQSNEIASILEQNGWAIAALWKRDNWCCLNARRS from the coding sequence ATGACTGAAAATTGGTGGGAAATCCGAGTAAATTACATTCCCGAATTAGAAGATAGTGTATTTTGGCGTTTACAAGAATTTGGCTGTCAGGGTACTGCTTTAATGAAAGAAGAGGATAATTGGTTAATCAAAGGCTATGTCCCTACTATTAGTATTGATACCGTTGATTTAGCCGCCCTTGCTCTTTCTCTTAAACAAGATTTTATTATGGCTGGACAGGAAAAGCCACCAGTTGTAACATGGCAATTAATTAATAATGAGGACTGGGCAAGTAGTTGGAAACAATATTGGCAACCGATGGATATTGGAGACCGTTTTTCTATCTATCCTGCTTGGATTGAAACCCCAGAAAAGTGCGATCACAAAGTGGCGCAGCGCGATCGCATCATTCTTCGTTTAGATCCGGGTTCTGCTTTTGGTACGGGTGTTCATGCTACAACTCAGCTTTGTCTTGAGTCTTTAGAAATGCGCATAGATGAGGATGAAATTGATTTAAACATAGCAGATATTGGTTGTGGTTCTGGTATTCTTTCCATTGGAGCAAGACTTTTAGGGGCGAAAGAAGTTACAGCAGTAGATACAGATCCTTTAGCGGTGAAAGCAACAAAAGAAAATAGTTTGCTCAATCAGGTGGATAATATCAAAGTCTTTCAGGGAAGCATTGAAGAAGTGAAATTGCAGGGGAAACAATTTGATGGTATTGTTTGTAATATTCTGGCGGAAATTATTAAACCGATGATACCCGAAATGGCAGAGATTATTAAGCCTGATGGTTGGGTGATTTTAAGTGGTATTTTAGTCGAACAATCTAACGAAATTGCTTCTATTTTAGAACAAAATGGATGGGCGATCGCAGCTTTATGGAAAAGAGATAATTGGTGTTGTTTGAATGCGAGAAGGAGTTAA
- the serA gene encoding phosphoglycerate dehydrogenase — MAKVLVSDPIDEAGIKILSQVAQVDVKTGLSPSELAGIISDYDALMIRSGTQVTEEVIEAATHLKIIGRAGVGVDNVNVPAATRKGIVVVNSPEGNTIAAAEHALAMMLSLSRHIPDANQSLKEGRWDRKKFMGSEVYKKTLGVVGLGKIGSHVATVAKAMGMKILAYDPFISQERANQLGCTLVDLDLIFTESDYITLHVPKTKETANLINADSLAKMKPTARIINCSRGGIIDEDALYEALANDKIAGAALDVFATEPLGESSLKSLGSNVILTPHLGASTAEAQVNVAIDVAEQIRDVLLGLPARSAVNIPGLSPDVMEKLRPYMRLAETLGNLVGQLAGDRVESFNVTLQGDLADNNSQPLVVAAIKGLLSKALRERVNYVNAAIEAKERGIHITETRDTTAKDYSNSIYLEATGTKGTHSVTGALLNDGEIRIINLDNYPVNVPPNNYMLFTLHRDMPGIIGKIGSLLGNFNVNIASMQVGRKIVRGDAVMVLTIDDPLPEGILGEILKVPGVTDAYTVTL, encoded by the coding sequence ATGGCAAAAGTTCTCGTATCCGATCCCATTGATGAAGCAGGGATTAAAATTCTTTCTCAAGTAGCACAAGTTGATGTTAAAACAGGATTATCCCCTTCAGAATTAGCAGGTATTATTTCTGATTATGATGCTTTAATGATTCGTTCTGGCACTCAGGTTACGGAAGAAGTCATAGAAGCCGCAACCCACCTTAAAATTATTGGACGTGCAGGGGTTGGTGTTGATAACGTAAATGTACCTGCCGCAACTCGTAAAGGTATCGTTGTTGTTAACTCCCCCGAAGGAAATACCATTGCCGCCGCCGAACACGCTTTAGCGATGATGTTATCTCTTTCTCGTCATATTCCCGATGCTAACCAATCTCTGAAAGAAGGTAGATGGGATCGCAAAAAGTTCATGGGTTCTGAAGTTTACAAAAAAACCCTTGGTGTTGTCGGTTTAGGAAAAATCGGTTCTCATGTGGCTACTGTCGCTAAAGCAATGGGGATGAAAATTTTAGCTTATGATCCTTTCATTTCTCAAGAAAGAGCTAATCAGTTAGGATGTACTTTAGTAGATTTAGATTTAATTTTCACCGAATCTGATTATATCACCCTTCATGTGCCTAAAACCAAGGAAACAGCAAACCTCATCAATGCTGATTCTTTAGCTAAAATGAAACCCACTGCTAGAATTATTAACTGTTCTCGTGGTGGTATTATCGATGAAGATGCCCTTTATGAAGCATTGGCAAATGATAAAATTGCTGGAGCGGCTTTAGACGTTTTTGCGACTGAGCCTTTAGGGGAATCTTCTTTAAAATCTTTAGGTAGTAACGTTATTCTCACTCCCCATTTAGGTGCATCTACCGCCGAAGCACAAGTGAATGTTGCCATTGATGTTGCTGAACAAATTAGAGATGTATTATTGGGGCTTCCTGCTCGTAGTGCTGTTAACATCCCCGGTTTAAGTCCAGATGTAATGGAAAAACTACGTCCTTATATGCGTTTAGCCGAAACTTTAGGCAATTTAGTAGGACAATTAGCAGGAGATAGAGTCGAGAGTTTCAATGTAACTCTACAAGGAGATTTAGCTGATAACAACAGTCAGCCTTTAGTAGTGGCGGCAATTAAGGGTTTACTTTCCAAAGCTCTTAGAGAAAGGGTAAACTATGTTAATGCTGCGATCGAAGCTAAAGAAAGAGGCATCCACATCACAGAAACTAGAGATACCACCGCTAAAGATTACAGTAACTCCATTTACCTCGAAGCCACAGGTACAAAAGGCACTCACTCGGTGACAGGTGCGTTGTTGAATGATGGTGAAATTCGTATCATCAACCTAGATAACTACCCTGTTAACGTACCACCTAACAATTATATGTTATTTACCCTTCACCGAGATATGCCCGGTATTATCGGTAAAATAGGCTCTTTGTTGGGTAATTTCAACGTGAACATTGCGAGTATGCAAGTAGGACGTAAAATTGTCCGTGGTGATGCGGTGATGGTATTAACCATTGATGATCCTTTACCTGAAGGTATTTTAGGGGAAATCTTAAAAGTACCCGGTGTCACTGATGCTTATACAGTAACTCTTTAA
- a CDS encoding HAD-IA family hydrolase: MALKVLIFDFDGTIADSRITLVKIANELAEEFGYDPVTESDIVRLSNLSSKDVIVQSPIPAYKIPFLLRRVKRQLNEHIAYLQPFEGMEEALSNLKKKGCYLGIITSNLGANVSLFLRKNNLDNYFDFVYSANTLFGKNKVINKAINKHHLLKDEVVYIGDETRDIEAAKKSNIKVAAVTWGFNSATVLKEYNPDFILDKPQELLDIIECNCGLNKSLQT, from the coding sequence ATGGCTTTAAAAGTGCTTATTTTTGATTTTGATGGTACGATCGCAGATAGTCGCATTACTTTAGTAAAGATAGCGAATGAATTGGCGGAGGAATTTGGTTATGACCCCGTTACTGAAAGTGATATTGTAAGATTGAGTAATCTTAGTTCTAAAGATGTTATTGTCCAGTCTCCTATTCCTGCCTATAAAATACCATTTTTATTAAGAAGAGTAAAAAGACAATTAAATGAACATATTGCCTATTTACAACCTTTTGAAGGTATGGAAGAAGCCTTAAGTAATTTAAAAAAGAAAGGATGTTATTTAGGAATAATTACATCTAATTTAGGGGCTAATGTTTCGTTGTTTTTAAGGAAAAATAACTTGGATAATTATTTTGATTTTGTCTATTCGGCAAATACTCTTTTTGGCAAGAATAAAGTAATTAATAAGGCAATTAATAAACACCATTTGTTAAAGGATGAAGTGGTTTATATTGGTGATGAAACCCGTGATATAGAAGCGGCTAAAAAAAGCAATATTAAAGTGGCGGCGGTGACTTGGGGTTTTAATTCTGCTACTGTTTTAAAGGAATATAATCCAGATTTTATCTTGGATAAGCCTCAAGAATTGTTGGATATTATTGAATGCAATTGTGGTCTTAATAAATCTTTGCAAACATAA
- the psbM gene encoding photosystem II reaction center protein PsbM, whose amino-acid sequence MQVNDLGFVATILFVLVPTVFLLILYIQTGKNEA is encoded by the coding sequence ATGCAAGTTAACGATTTGGGCTTTGTAGCTACTATTTTATTTGTGCTCGTGCCTACCGTTTTTCTCCTGATTTTATATATTCAAACGGGAAAAAACGAAGCCTAA